A window of Thalassophryne amazonica chromosome 21, fThaAma1.1, whole genome shotgun sequence contains these coding sequences:
- the slc22a16 gene encoding LOW QUALITY PROTEIN: solute carrier family 22 member 16 (The sequence of the model RefSeq protein was modified relative to this genomic sequence to represent the inferred CDS: deleted 1 base in 1 codon), which yields MKIEKIFDELGHFQRYQACLYFAAAFQVIACGIHYLSRRFLVETPNFVCRGPGNITDVLYSNQTGSSLEEFLPYFKPGTGPLVVRTSDGDQWELSQCSYALRIDPRDFTYQFDGNKTVRACDGSFVYDNSEVYQNIVTDWDLVCEREWLAKLCQPTFMMGVLIGALVFGDIADRVGRVKILMFTSLSQFVLGVCVAFSGNYYIFVVLRFLLAMVSSGYQVAVFVYVTEFTGSKVRTWTAIHVHAAFAVGIMVVALVGYLVRVWWIYEIILSLCTSPFLLFCWKFPETPFYLMAKGRYQETQALLESIARCNGLECRLKAEDLLESEGQDSATLLKKKGEDQQATPERKLSILDLFTRRLAGRTCTVWAIWFIGSLGYYVFSLGSVNLGGNQYVNLFLAGAVELPSYLLGCFCMDRIGRKKTCAPALLLAGVTCFLIIVVPADIKALTIALSMTGKFTISIAFGLIYLYTCELYPTIIRTLAVGSSCMICRAGSVVAPFCVYLADVWFYLPQLIVGILSFVIGVLTLLLPETLGKPLTTTLEEAHELGRKPSKKNSDLAYKEIEDGCEMKQQEVKA from the exons ATGAAAATTGAGAAGATATTCGATGAGCTTGGGCATTTTCAA AGATATCAGGCATGTTTGTACTTTGCGGCAGCCTTCCAAGTCATTGCCTGTGGGATCCACTAC CTGTCTCGCCGTTTCCTGGTGGAGACACCAAACTTCGTGTGCCGTGGACCCGGCAACATCACAGATGTCCTGTACAGTAACCAAACGGGATCCAGTCTGGAAGAGTTCCTGCCCTACTTCAAACCAGGAACCGGCCCCCTGGTGGTAAGAACATCAGATGGCGACCAGTGGGAGCTGAGCCAGTGCAGCTACGCCCTGCGCATCGACCCAAGAGACTTTACGTACCAATTTGATGGTAACAAAACAGTAAGAGCCTGTGATGGTAGCTTTGTTTATGACAACAGTGAAGTCTACCAAAACATTGTGACAGACTGGGACTTGGTGTGTGAAAGAGAGTGGCTGGCCAAGTTGTGCCAGCCCACCTTCATGATGGGCGTGCTGATTGGTGCGCTGGTGTTTGGAGATATTGCTGATCG GGTCGGTCGTGTGAAGATTCTGATGTTCACCAGCCTCTCTCAGTTTGTGCTTGGAGTTTGTGTGGCATTTTCTGGAAACTACTATATATTTGTGGTACTTCGTTTTCTTCTTGCTATG GTATCTAGTGGTTACCAGGTGGCGGTCTTTGTCTACGTGACAGAATTCACCGGCAGTAAGGTCCGCACATGGACCGCCATACATGTGCATGCGGCATTTGCTGTCGGCATCATGGTCGTGGCTCTGGTTGGCTACCTGGTGCGGGTGTGGTGGATCTATGAGATCATCCTTTCTTTATGTACATCGCCTTTCCTGctcttctgctggaagtttccgGAGACGCCATTTTACCTCATGGCCAAAGGGCGCTACCAGGAGACTCAGGCCCTGCTGGAATCGATCGCTCGCTGCAACGGGCTTGAATGCAGGCTGAAAGCGGAGGACCTCCTGGAGTCTGAGGGCCAGGATAGTGCAACTCTGCTGAAGAAGAAGGGAGAGGATCAGCAGGCTACACCCGAAAGGAAGCTGTCCATCCTGGATCTGTTCACCCGAAGGTTGGCGGGTCGTACCTGCACTGTGTGGGCTATCTGGTTCATCGGCAGCCTGGGCTACTACGTCTTCTCTTTGGGCTCAGTCAACCTCGGAGGAAACCAGTACGTTAACCTCTTCCTTGCTG GTGCAGTGGAGCTTCCCTCTTATCTGCTGGGCTGCTTTTGCATGGACCGCATTGGCAGGAAGAAGACCTGTGCCCCTGCTCTGCTGCTGGCCGGGGTCACGTGTTTCCTCATCATTGTGGTTCCTGCT GACATCAAAGCACTAACCATCGCTCTCAGCATGACGGGGAAGTTTACCATCTCCATCGCTTTTGGGCTCATCTACCTGTACACCTGTGAGCTTTACCCAACCATCATCAG GACTCTGGCAGTTGGCAGCAGTTGTATGATCTGCCGTGCTGGCAGCGTGGTGGCCCCGTTCTGTGTGTACCTGGCTGATGTGTGGTTTTATCTCCCTCAG CTCATCGTGGGGATCCTGTCTTTCGTTATTGGGGTGCTGACACTGCTGTTGCCTGAGACGCTTGGCAAACCGTTAACCACGACGCTGGAAGAGGCCCACGAGCTGGGACGCAAACCCAGCAAGAAGAATTCAGACCTGGCTTATAAAGAAATAGAGGACGGCTGTGAGATGAAGCAACAAGAAGTGAAGGCCTGA